In the Anastrepha obliqua isolate idAnaObli1 chromosome 1, idAnaObli1_1.0, whole genome shotgun sequence genome, one interval contains:
- the LOC129242880 gene encoding myotubularin-related protein 13 isoform X3 translates to MSRLADYFVIVGYDNDKERTAAGNSQISCGKIVQRFPEKDWPDTPFIEGIEWFCQPLGWGLSYDKQEPKFFTSVLTDIDANKHYCACLSFHETLAITLNKVIDEEDEATATVSGIAGTKFQSAITASTSSGGSGSNNIISHHSVMYAPKCLVLISRLDYADTFKNCLGTIYTVYIENLPYALENLIGNILGCIQVPPAGGPQVRFSIGAGDKQSLQPPQSPSLPVTGTSVYFVFKQLGIKNVLILLCAVMTENKILFHSKSYSHLTESCKALVSLMYPFRYTHVYIPILPAPLTEVLSTPTPFIMGIHSSLVSEITDLLDVIVVDLDGGMVTIPESLSPPVPILPSPLWEQTQELLAMILFPNLSQADLAFPSIEKPTNYPKSDAVIDKELRAIFMRLFAQLLQGYRSCLTIIRIYPKPVITFHKAGFLGARDLIESEFLFRVLDSMFFTTFVNERGPPWRSADAWDELYSSMNEILKSEAQNKSLISIHIQELGKTLCENECPNQQVYAQKVLRPPDGSFHRIHQPAFPRINSEKVELIINDGMRKNCISHRLTVLRHQMRIIPMGPRLPEVLDVRPAVLNSARRLEVLKTCVAYIFENKIADARKLVPAVMRTLKHRDARLILCRELFGYVHGNKAVLDHQQFDLVIKFMNKTVQNSTGVDEYTVAAALLPMSTIFCRKLSTGIVQFAYTCIQDHPIWKNLQFWESTFYQDVQTQIKALYMQRRRQNEHNKESNIVLDDVPLEEPTALEITAEQMRKSPMIEEDKKTELAQSEESTLYSQAIHYANRMVSLLIPPDVNAVGPKPKQSFRLDDNQSVSNSIMGSHSLSEHSDEGFEENDALEVGGTVGKIVSRFIDRVCTEGGVTSEHIRNLHDMVPGVVHMHIEMLESVYLESKRHPHVQKPKIQTPCLLPGEEIVTDHLRCYLMPDGREDDTQSWIPAEGALFLTNYRIVFKGSPCDPLACEQTIIRAFPISSLLKEKKISVLYLSHLDQTLPEGLQLRSSTFQLMKIAFDTEVTPEMIETFRKILTKARHPIDEFEHFAFQSYGTIMHGTAPSKTKEKYSTLKGFAKKTILRKFKQKAPTKRKLVTSTLDFDTLGPSTEAIDTHSLDDELEDDEFETNTDTMPRLLTAKDVERMRERSYVRDWKRLGFDETQNGFRITTVNANYSLCRSYPALLVAPVQINDDALLHLGRCYKSQRIPVVTWRHRNGALLIRGALPHSKSVIGMLKNSTGSNTMSHDVANYHEQDKYISALIDSMPKNLSLALAQYNLTGMNLSMNSLLLNAGDESSYLNRAETSLTPEVSRKHKSGIAPGSDSKTNNWTDSLKPKSNTIKNNSSVTAAAAAYRKLRLYVLGEKSQTKSGINADLCAEFIAVDYADYRQSRIAFKKLMRACLPSNTTNDADQTFAKSVEQSEWLQQISSLLQLSGAVVDLMDLQESSVMLSLEDGWDITAQISSIAQLCLDPYYRTMEGFRVLIEKDWIAFGHRFAHRSNLKPAHGNSSIAFAPTFLQFLDAVYQIQKQFPMAFEFNEFYVRFLAYHMVSCRFRTFLFDCEVERFDLGIASVEDKRGSLSTKHHLLGNYKCNTGSDDEGVYPMDVRSKAAQSAVNFNRIGHSIFDYIERQHAKTQIFYNFMYCVRDDVLRPQSSLPSLDLWPYYTNEELAQGPPYDLELTNADDEIDLCELRGKRIVISAGYDNIEKTNPNAFVCLLSDVRQAETERGQLPQKWLQVWDQLEVPQMEELTRKSSLSSMLLQSHGKLAHKRSTLEILMKGRLSGYQDKFFHPHRFEKHPYTTPTNCNHCTKLLWGPVGYRCMDCGNSYHEKCTEVSLKNCTKYKAVDGVVPPNVNISQGDTSSIASSAATTARTSSHHFYNQFSSNVAENRTHEGHLYKRGALLKGWKQRWFVLDSIKHQLRYYDSGEDSQCKGVIELAEVQSVTPAQPAQIGTKRIDEKGFFDLKTNRRTYNFYAVNANLAQEWIEKIQACLQ, encoded by the exons ATGTCCCGGCTTGCtgattattttgttattgtcgGCTATGATAACGATAAAGAAC GAACTGCTGCTGGTAACAGCCAAATTTCATGTGGCAAGATCGTGCAGCGTTTTCCGGAAAAGGACTGGCCGGATACGCCATTTATTGAGGGCATAGAAtgg TTCTGTCAACCACTTGGCTGGGGCTTGTCGTATGATAAGCAAGAACCGAAATTCTTCACTTCCGTACTCACTGATATCGATGCGAACAAGCATTACTGCGCCTGTCTTAGCTTCCACGAAACATTGGCAATCACACTTAACAAAGTCATCGATGAGGAGGATGAGGCGACAGCGACGGTCAGCGGCATAGCTGGCACAAAATTCCAATCAGCCATTACGGCAAGCACAAGTAGCGGTGGCAGTGGCAGCAATAATATAATTTCACATCACAGCGTTATGTATGCGCCGAAATGCCTAGTACTAATATCGCGGCTCGACTATGCAGACACATTTAAG AACTGTCTGGGTACTATTTACACTGTATACATCGAGAATCTGCCTTACGCATTGGAGAATCTCATCGGTAATATACTTGGCTGTATACAGGTGCCACCTGCGGGCGGCCCACAAGTACGCTTCTCCATAGGCGCTGGCGATAAGCAGTCGCTGCAGCCGCCGCAATCGCCATCGCTACCAGTAACTGGCACatctgtttattttgtttttaagcaaCTAG GTATTAAGAATGTACTTATACTTTTGTGCGCCGTTATGACGGAGAATAAAATTCTATTCCATTCGAAAAGCTATTCACATTTAACTGAAAGTTGTAAAGCTCTGGTATCGCTCATGTATCCATTCAg ATATACGCACGTGTACATTCCGATACTACCGGCACCACTAACCGAAGTGCTCTCCACACCCACACCTTTCATAATGGGCATACATAGTTCGTTGGTGAGCGAAATCACCGATCTGCTGGATGTTATAGTTGTGGATTTAGACGGAGGGATGGTGACGATACCTGAGTCATTGTCACCGCCAGTACCCATACTGCCATCACCACTCTGGGAACAAACACAAGAACTACTGGCAATGATACTGTTTCCGAATTTGTCACAGGCTGACTTGGCCTTTCCATCGATCGAGAAGCCAACGAACTACCCAAAATCGGATGCAGTAATTGATAAGGAATTGCGCGCAATTTTCATGCGCCTCTTCGCGCAATTATTGCAGGG CTACCGCTCGTGTCTGACAATTATACGCATATATCCCAAGCCGGTGATCACATTTCACAAGGCCGGTTTTCTGGGTGCACGCGACTTGATTGAGAGTGAATTTTTGTTTCGCGTATTGGACAGCATGTTTTTCACGACCTTCGTGAACGAACGTGGACCGCCATGGCGTTCGGCTGACGCCTGGGATGAGTTATACAGTTCGATGAATGAGATACTGAAAAGTGAGGCGCAAAATAAAAGTTTG ATTTCAATACACATCCAGGAGTTGGGGAAAACCCTCTGCGAAAACGAATGTCCCAATCAACAGGTCTACGCACAAAAAGTACTACGCCCACCGGACGGCTCCTTCCACCGCATCCACCAGCCGGCCTTTCCACGCATTAACAGTGAAAAGGTAGAACTAATTATAAACGATGGTATGCGCAAGAACTGCATCTCGCATCGTTTGACTGTGTTGCGTCATCAAATGCGCATCATACCAATGGGACCGCGGTTGCCCGAAGTGCTTGATGTGCGCCCGGCAGTATTAAATTCAGCACGTCGACTTGag GTACTGAAAACTTGTGTCGCTtacattttcgaaaataaaatcgCCGATGCGCGCAAACTAGTGCCGGCAGTGATGCGCACACTCAAGCATCGTGACGCACGCCTTATACTCTGTCGTGAACTATTCGGTTATGTGCATGGCAACAAAGCGGTGCTCGATCATCAACAATTCGATTTAGTTATAAA ATTTATGAACAAAACGGTACAAAATTCCACCGGTGTTGATGAGTATACTGTTGCGGCAGCACTGCTACCCATGTCAACTATCTTCTGCCGCAAACTATCGACTGGCATTGTACAATTCGCCTACACTTGTATACAGGATCACCCGATatggaaaaatttacaattttgggAATCCACTTTTTATCAAGATGTGCAGACGCAAATCAAAGCTTTGTATATGCAACGTCGCCGTCAAAATGAACACAATAAAGAATCGAATATCGTGCTGGACGATGTACCGTTGGAAGAACCGACTGCACTTGAGATAACCGCCGAGCAAATGCGTAAAAGTCCAATGATTGAGGAAGATAAAAAGACG GAATTGGCGCAATCAGAGGAATCCACGCTCTACAGTCAGGCTATACATTATGCTAATCGTATGGTTTCGCTGCTAATACCACCAGACGTAAATGCGGTGGGGCCAAAGCCTAAGCAGTCCTTTCGCCTGGACGATAATCAAAGCGTATCAAATAG TATTATGGGCTCGCATAGCTTAAGTGAACATTCAGATGAAGGCTTTGAGGAGAACGACGCCTTGGAAGTGGGTGGCACCGTCGGTAAAATAGTTTCGCGTTTCATTGATCGCGTCTGCACCGAAGGCGGTGTAACCTCGGAGCATATACGCAATCTACACGACATGGTGCCAGGTGTGGTGCACATGCATATTGAAATGCTGGAGTCGGTGTATCTAGAGTCCAAACGACATCCACATGTGCAAAAGCCAAAGATACAAACGCCATGTCTACTGCCGGGCGAGGAGATCGTAACAGATCACTTGCGTTGCTATCTCATGCCCGACGGACGAGAGGATGACACGCAGAGCTGGATACCTGCCGAAGGTGCGCTGTTCTTAACAAATTATCGTATCGTGTTCAAAG GTTCCCCCTGTGATCCGCTTGCTTGCGAACAGACCATCATACGCGCTTTTCCCATCTCCTCGCTGCTGAAGGAGAAAAAGATCTCAGTACTTTACCTATCGCATTTAGATCAAACCCTACCAGAGGGTTTACAGTTACGTTCCAGCACCTTCCAACTAatgaaaattgcattcgacaCGGAGGTAACACCAGAAATGATTGAGACTTTCCGTAAAATACTCACGAAGGCGCGGCATCCGATCGATGAGTTCGAACACTTCGCCTTCCAATCGTACGGTACTATTATGCATGGGACCGCACCttcaaaaaccaaagaaaaatactCAACACTGAAAGGCTTcgcaaagaaaacaattttgcgtaaattcaaacaaaaagcgCCAACTAAACGCAAACTGGTTACTTCTACTCTGGATTTTGATACGCTCGGCCCATCGACGGAAGCCATAGATACACATTCTCTAGACGATGAACTCGAAGATGACGAGTTCGAAACAAATACTGACACAATGCCGAGATTGTTGACTGCGAAAGATGTGGAACGCATGCGTGAACGCAGTTATGTGCGTGATTGGAAGCGATTAGGATTTGACGAAACGCAAAATGGTTTCCGCATAACCACAGTCAATGCCAACTACAGTCTGTGTCGTTCGTACCCTGCGCTGTTGGTTGCACCTGTGCAGATAAATGACGATGCACTGCTGCATTTGGGGCGCTGCTACAAGAGTCAACGCATACCGGTGGTGACGTGGCGACATCGTAATGGCGCGCTGCTGATACGAGGAGCTCTACCACACAGCAAATCGGTGATCG GCATGTTGAAGAACTCCACCGGCTCGAATACGATGTCACACGACGTCGCTAACTATCACGAACAAGATAAATATATTTCAGCACTCATTGATTCAATGCCAAAAAATCTCTCCTTAGCATTGGCACAATATAATTTGACCGGCATGAATTTGTCCATGAATTCTCTGTTGCTAAACGCTGGCGATGAGTCGTCTTACCTCAATCGGGCGGAGACTTCATTGACGCCAGAAGTTAGTCGCAAACATAAATCGGGAATTGCGCCTGGGAGCGATTCCAAAACGAACAATTGGACAGATTCTTTGAAACCGAAATCGAATACCATAAAGAATAACTCATCGGTGACAGCGGCTGCAGCAGCGTATCGGAAGTTGCGCTTATATGTGTTAG GTGAAAAATCTCAAACGAAATCCGGCATAAATGCGGATCTCTGCGCTGAATTTATAGCCGTCGACTATGCCGATTACCGCCAATCACGCATCGCTTTTAAGAAGCTAATGCGCGCTTGTTTACCATCGAATACAACCAACGACGCCGACCAGACGTTCGCCAAGAGTGTTGAACAATCCGAGTGGCTGCAACAAATCTCTTCCCTGCTGCAACTTTCCGGCGCTGTGGTCGACTTAATGGATTTGCAAGAATCTAGTGTGATGCTTTCGCTGGAGGATGGCTGGGATATAACTGCGCAAATATCATCCATTGCACAACTCTGCCTTGATCCCTACTATCGCACAATGGAGGGTTTTCGCGTGCTGATCGAGAAAGATTGGATTGCATTTGGACATCGTTTCGCGCACCGTAGCAATTTGAAGCCGGCCCATGGCAACTCAAGTATTGCGTTTGCGCCAACATTTTTGCAGTTCTTAGATGCTGTTTACCAAATACAAAAGCAATTTCCAATGGCGTTTGAGTTCAATGAGTTCTATGTACGCTTCCTGGCCTACCATATGGTGTCATGTCGTTTCCGCACATTTCTGTTTGACTGTGAAGTGGAGCGTTTCGATTTGGGTATCGCATCCGTAGAAGACAAACGTGGATCGTTGAGCACTAAACATCATCTTTTGGGTAATTATAAAT GTAACACCGGCTCCGATGACGAAGGCGTCTACCCCATGGACGTGCGCAGTAAGGCGGCGCAATCAGCGGTGAATTTCAATCGCATCGGTCACTCCATTTTCGACTACATTGAACGTCAGCATGCGAAGACAcaaattttctacaatttcaTGTACTGTGTGCGTGACGATGTACTACGACCGCAGAGCTCACTGCCCTCACTCGATCTCTGGCCCTACTATACCAACGAAGAATTGGCACAGGGTCCGCCTTACGATCTAGAATTGACTAATGCAGATGATGAAATCGATCTCTGCGAGTTGCGTGGCAAACGAATCGTCATTAGTGCTGGATATGATAATATCGAAAAGACCAATCCGAATGCATTTGTGTGTTTGCTTAGCGATGTGCGACAAGCAGAAACCGAGCGTGGTCAGTTGCCACAAAAATGGTTGCAAGTATGGGATCAGTTGGAAGTGCCGCAAATGGAGGAGTTGACACGCAAGTCATCGTTGAGCAGCATGCTTTTGCAATCTCACGGCAAATTGGCGCACAAACGCTCCACCCTGGAGATTCTCATGAAGGGGCGATTGAGTGGTTATCAGGATAAATTCTTTCATCCGCATCGTTTTGAGAAGCATCCCTACACCACACCCACCAACTGCAACCATTGCACCAAACTTTTGTGGGGTCCAGTGGGTTATCGTTGTATGGACTGTGGCAATTCTTATCATGAAAAATGCACCGAAGTGTCATTGAAGAATTGCACTAAATATAAGGCCGTCGACGGAGTTGTGCCACCAAATGTGAACATCTCGCAAGGTGACACCTCAAGCATTGCATCGagtgctgctacaacagcacGCACCTCCAGTCACCATTTCTATAATCAGTTTAGCAGCAATGTGGCGGAAAATCGCACACATGAAGG tcACCTTTACAAACGAGGGGCGCTTTTAAAAGGCTGGAAGCAGCGTTGGTTTGTATTGGACTCCATAAAACATCAACTACGCTATTATGACTCCGGCGAAGATTCGCAGTGCAAAGGAGTTATAG